Part of the Rhodothermaceae bacterium genome, ACTGACACCGAGAACGATGGCATTTAGGATGCCCCACAAATGATTCTTAATGGTCTTGGCCGCTTTTTTCATGGGAGCAAGCCGGCATCGCATGGCCCAGGATAACCATCGCTTCCAGCCCTTGAGCGCCCAGGTGCGACACAGTGGAGCGCCTTCGAGATGCAAAACGGATCTTCCAGCCCTTGAGCGCCCAGGTGCGACTCTTATAATGCCACAACGTTTGAGAGAATTCCTTGATGGCCCAGGCCCAGGAGGTTTTCAAGGTGCTCTTCTTGAGTTGTTGGAGCTGCTTCTTATGCCACGCAGACATATGCTTCCGATTGGTCAGCCAGACATACTTGGTTCCCGTGAGCGTATCCATTCCTTGTTTCCGTAATTCCCGATTCTCAATCTTCCGAACCTCATCCACGCCGTTGCCAATGTATTTTGCCACATGAAAACGGTCGAACGCAATCTTTTGGGCGGCACCGGGAACCCAGATTCTAGTGCCCTGGATATACGGGCCCCATATATCCATACTCATGCTCTTCAAGGATTCCAACTGCGTGGACGAACAGGTTGCATAATAGGCCCCCAGGCTCTTGGTCGTCCGATCTTCACTCACATGCAGCACCGTACACGTGACCGGATTGGACACCACGGTGATGTAGCTAGTGTCCGTCCGAAAATCCCCCATATTCGGAATTTTGAACGGTC contains:
- a CDS encoding transposase → MGDFRTDTSYITVVSNPVTCTVLHVSEDRTTKSLGAYYATCSSTQLESLKSMSMDIWGPYIQGTRIWVPGAAQKIAFDRFHVAKYIGNGVDEVRKIENRELRKQGMDTLTGTKYVWLTNRKHMSAWHKKQLQQLKKSTLKTSWAWAIKEFSQTLWHYKSRTWALKGWKIRFASRRRSTVSHLGAQGLEAMVILGHAMPACSHEKSGQDH